The following proteins are encoded in a genomic region of Neurospora crassa OR74A linkage group VI, whole genome shotgun sequence:
- a CDS encoding homogentisate 1,2-dioxygenase gives MPFTNFDFKERYRYQNGFDSYLESEAVSGALPIGHNSPQKPPLGLYAEKLSGTAFTAPRHENKQSWLYRILPSCSHPPFVQATPRNGQEPVLERSPARLHYIPNQLRWDPFDHESDTDFVSGLRLVAGAGDPTLKQGLGMYIYAAGKSMSAQSAFYSADGDLLIVAQDGVLDIRTEFGWLLVRPMEIAVIPRGVRYQVFLPSGPVRGYALELYQGHFQLPELGPIGSNGLANVRDFQAPVACFSEDHGSIALDGPNSYTITAKFNNTLFETKQPHTPFDVVAWHGNYYPYKYDLGRFNTIGSISFDHPDPSIFTVLSAPSDHAGTAIADFVIFPPRWLVGEDTFRPPWYHRNTMSEFMGLITGAYDAKKGGKGGFVPGGASLHNVMSGHGPDAASYEGARNADLKPQKVGEGSCAFMFESCLMVGVTDWGLETCHKVQEDYNEHSWGGVKVHWKGMPEGEKGQGHLL, from the exons ATGCCGTTCACCAACTTTGACTTCAAGGAAAGGTATCGCTACCAGAATGGCTTCGATTCCTACCTAGA GTCCGAAGCCGTCTCCGGCGCTCTCCCCATCGGCCACAACTCGCCCCAGAAGCCCCCTCTCGGCCTTTACGCCGAGAAGCTTTCCGGAACCGCCTTCACAGCTCCCCGCCACGAGAACAAACAATCATGGCTCTACCGCATCCTGCCCTCATGCTCGCACCCGCCCTTCGTCCAGGCCACTCCACGTAATGGTCAGGAGCCCGTACTTGAGCGATCGCCAGCCAGACTGCACTACATTCCCAACCAACTCCGCTGGGACCCCTTCGATCATGAATCCGACACCGACTTCGTCTCCGGCCTGCGTCTcgtcgccggcgccggcgatCCCACCCTCAAGCAAGGTCTGGGCATGTACATCTACGCTGCCGGCAAGTCCATGTCCGCCCAATCAGCCTTCTACTCAGCCGACGGCGACCTTCTCATCGTAGCCCAAGATGGCGTGCTCGACATCCGCACCGAGTTCGGCTGGCTACTGGTCAGGCCCATGGAAATCGCCGTCATCCCGCGCGGCGTGCGCTACCAAGTCTTTCTTCCCTCCGGTCCCGTCCGCGGTTACGCACTCGAGCTTTACCAAGGGCACTTCCAGCTCCCCGAGCTCGGCCCCATCGGCAGCAACGGCCTCGCCAACGTGCGTGACTTCCAAGCTCCCGTTGCCTGCTTCAGCGAAGACCACGGATCGATCGCGCTCGACGGGCCCAACAGCTACACCATCACAGCCAAGTTCAACAATACCCTTTTTGAGACCAAGCAGCCGCACACCCCCTTTGATGTCGTGGCGTGGCACGGTAACTACTATCCCTACAAATACGATCTCGGTAGATTCAACACCATCGGCTCCATCAGCTTTGACCATCCggatccatccatcttcaccgTCCTCTCCGCCCCTTCAGACCACGCGGGAACCGCCATTGCCGACTTTGTCATCTTTCCTCCTCGCTGGCTGGTCGGGGAAGACACGTTCCGCCCACCTTGGTACCACCGCAACACGATGAGCGAGTTCATGGGACTGATCACGGGAGCATATGATGCCaagaagggaggaaaggGCGGTTTCGTCCCGGGGGGCGCGAGTTTGCATAATGTCATGAGCGGACATGGCCCCGATGCGGCGAGTTATGAAGGGGCGAGGAACGCTGACCTGAAACCGCAAAAGGTCGGAGAGGGGAGTTGTGCGTTTATGTTTGAGAGCTGTTTGATGGTGGGTGTGACGGATTGGGGACTCGAGACTTGTCATAAGGTGCAGGAGGATTATAATGAGCATAGTTGGGGTGGGGTTAAGGTGCATTGGAAGGGCATGCCGGAGGGCGAGAAGGGACAGGGGCATTTGTTGTAA
- the ccg-16 gene encoding CVNH domain-containing protein gives MSFHVTAEDARIEVRDNRTILFARLRREDGEWNDASYELDQIIGNNDGHFQWGGQNFTETAEDIRFHPKEGAAEQPILRARLRDCNGEFHDRDVNLTEIVENVNGEFQAKF, from the exons ATGTCTTTCCACGTTACCGCTGAGGATGCCCGCATCGAGGTGCGCGACAACCGCACCATCCTCTTCGCTCGCCTCCGCCGCGAGGACGGCGAGTGGAACGACGCTAGCTACGAGCTTGACCAGATCATCGGAAACAACGATG gtCACTTCCAGTGGGGTGGTCAGAACTTCACCGAGACCGCCGAGGATATCCGCTTCCACCCCAAGGAGGGTGCCGCCGAGCAGCCCATTCTCCGTGCCAGGCTCCGTGACTGCAACGGCGAGTTCCACGACCGCGATGTTAACCTCACCGAGATCGTTGAGAACGTCAACGGCGAGTTCCAGGCCA AGTTTTAA